Proteins from one Bacillota bacterium genomic window:
- a CDS encoding transposase: MRCIALDVHQKYCKGTELLPNGKVRRFRIPTTREGIEQFAQKLDFNVRLAMEATGNAHWIYDLILPYVGEVLLANPIQTRAIAEARIKTDELDAETLVRLLHADFIPQVWVPTPEQRQLWVLLQYRLKLVQLRTRLKNTVHAVLARNGYQNPVAIVATARKLLVLIWMLLVRGEHYRAAEPQRTKVKQLRLERRAMPYQVVKNYEIVSRVRRLLTEEDSLPQDALNGACAFS, translated from the coding sequence TTGCGCTGTATTGCACTTGATGTTCACCAAAAATACTGCAAGGGAACGGAACTGCTTCCGAACGGAAAAGTAAGGCGTTTCCGCATTCCTACCACCCGTGAGGGCATCGAGCAGTTTGCCCAGAAACTCGATTTCAATGTACGCCTCGCGATGGAGGCCACGGGAAACGCCCACTGGATTTACGACTTAATTTTGCCGTATGTGGGCGAAGTCCTGCTGGCCAACCCCATCCAAACAAGAGCAATTGCCGAGGCGCGCATAAAGACCGACGAGCTTGATGCCGAGACGCTGGTAAGGCTCTTACACGCAGACTTTATTCCTCAAGTCTGGGTGCCAACTCCTGAGCAGCGCCAGCTTTGGGTGCTTCTGCAATACCGCCTCAAGCTAGTTCAACTGCGAACTCGACTCAAGAACACAGTTCATGCTGTGCTGGCGCGAAACGGGTACCAGAACCCTGTGGCCATTGTAGCTACAGCCAGGAAACTCCTTGTGCTAATTTGGATGCTGCTGGTACGCGGTGAGCATTACCGAGCCGCCGAACCGCAGCGGACAAAGGTGAAGCAGCTACGTTTAGAGCGCCGTGCAATGCCCTATCAGGTTGTAAAAAATTATGAGATCGTGAGCAGAGTCAGGCGCTTGCTTACGGAAGAAGATTCTTTGCCCCAGGATGCCCTAAACGGCGCTTGCGCTTTTTCATAG